From the Manihot esculenta cultivar AM560-2 chromosome 3, M.esculenta_v8, whole genome shotgun sequence genome, one window contains:
- the LOC110611864 gene encoding beta-amylase 1, chloroplastic, with protein sequence MALNITHQIGALVGTPISVEPISTTASESTATVSASAVWKTPTLIPRSKIQRTNGVEPKSRLASPCPFPVQSGIRADLSAACHAFAMEEMTLETTKEGEEERMYREGSGKEKGKGVPVFVMMPLDSVTMGNTVNRRKAMNASLQALKSAGVEGIMMDVWWGLVEREAPGVYNWGGYTELLEMAKRHGLKVQAVMSFHQCGGNVGDSCTIPLPKWVVEEIDNDPNLAYTDQWGRRNYEYVSLGCDTLPVLKGRTPVQCYSDFMRAFRDNFRNLLGDTVVEIQVGMGPAGELRYPSYPEQNGTWKFPGIGAFQCYDKYMLSSLKAAAEAVGQPEWGSTGPTDAGHYNNWPEDTQFFRKENGGWTYPYGEFFLSWYSQMLLDHGERILSSAKAILENTAVKISVKVAGIHWHYGTRSHAPELTAGYYNTRFRDGYLPIAQMLGRHGAVFNFTCIEMHDHEQPQDALCSPEKLVMQVALATQEAQVPLAGENALPRYDDYAHEQILRAASLNIDENSGEREMCAFTYLRMSPHLFQEDNWRRFVAFVKKMKEGKNAERCREEVEREAEHFVHISQPLVQDAAVAL encoded by the exons ATGGCTTTGAATATAACCCACCAGATTGGAGCACTCGTGGGAACTCCAATCTCAGTAGAACCGATCAGCACCACCGCAAGTGAATCTACGGCCACGGTCAGTGCTTCTGCGGTGTGGAAAACTCCTACGCTTATTCCACGGTCCAAAATTCAAAGAACAAATGGGGTTGAGCCAAAATCTCGGCTGGCGAGCCCTTGTCCGTTTCCAGTACAAAGCGGCATCCGAGCAGATCTTTCCGCAGCTTGCCACGCTTTTGCGATGGAGGAGATGACATTGGAGACCACAAAGGAGGGAGAGGAAGAGAGGATGTATAGAGAAGGTTCTGGGAAGGAGAAAGGGAAGGGAGTGCCTGTGTTCGTGATGATGCCGTTGGACAGCGTGACCATGGGCAACACTGTGAATCGGAGGAAGGCGATGAACGCCAGTTTACAGGCGTTGAAGAGCGCCGGAGTTGAAGGAATCATGATGGACGTATGGTGGGGATTGGTTGAGAGAGAAGCACCTGGGGTGTATAATTGGGGAGGGTATACTGAGCTTTTGGAGATGGCGAAGCGGCATGGGCTCAAGGTTCAGGCAGTCATGTCGTTTCACCAGTGTGGAGGAAACGTTGGCGACTCCTGCAC TATCCCATTGCCCAAGTGGGTTGTGGAGGAGATTGACAACGATCCAAATCTTGCATACACGGATCAGTGGGGAAGAAGGAATTATGAATATGTATCTCTAGGCTGTGATACCCTTCCGGTCCTTAAGGGGCGAACGCCCGTGCAATGCTACTCCGATTTCATGCGAGCATTCAGAGACAACTTCAGAAACCTTCTCGGTGATACCGTTGTG GAAATTCAAGTGGGAATGGGTCCAGCAGGCGAGCTTCGCTATCCCTCATACCCAGAACAGAATGGAACATGGAAATTTCCAGGAATTGGAGCCTTCCAATGTTATGATAAG TATATGCTTAGCAGCCTGAAAGCTGCAGCTGAAGCAGTTGGCCAGCCAGAATGGGGTAGCACAGGTCCTACTGATGCTGGTCACTATAACAATTGGCCAGAAGATACCCAATTTTTCCGTAAAGAAAATGGTGGTTGGACTTATCCTTATGGTGAATTTTTCCTTAGTTGGTACTCTCAGATGCTCCTCGACCATGGTGAGAGGATACTTTCATCAGCCAAGGCCATCCTTGAGAACACTGCCGTAAAGATTTCAGTAAAGGTTGCAGGAATTCACTGGCACTATGGGACACGGTCCCATGCCCCAGAGCTTACTGCTGGGTATTATAACACAAGATTTCGGGACGGTTACCTTCCTATTGCACAAATGTTAGGACGCCATGGTGCAGTTTTCAACTTCACTTGTATTGAGATGCATGACCACGAGCAGCCACAGGACGCCCTTTGCTCACCGGAGAAGCTTGTCATGCAGGTGGCTTTGGCAACTCAGGAAGCACAAGTTCCACTCgctggagaaaatgcccttccCCGATATGATGACTACGCACATGAGCAAATCTTGCGGGCAGCTTCACTGAACATTGATGAGAATTCTGGTGAGAGAGAAATGTGTGCATTTACATACTTGAGGATGAGTCCCCATTTATTCCAGGAAGATAACTGGAGACGATTCGTAGCATTTGTGAAGAAGATGAAGGAAGGGAAGAATGCAGAACGGTGTCGGGAGGAGGTTGAACGGGAAGCTG
- the LOC110611224 gene encoding uncharacterized protein LOC110611224 isoform X2: MRGSYWVDESNAPSTSSSHRRIHHQPPSCARHRGDNVFRLLARREICPRAKHASKKLWSECSDQQLDSFELRSESALDARRALISWVETESLLHLSAKYCPLSPLPRSTIAAGFSSDGKTLASTHGDHTVKIIDCRTGKCLKVLRGHRRTPWVVRFHPLCSEILASGSLDHEVRLWNANTADCIGSRDFYRPIASIAFHAHGELLAVASGHKLYIWQYNNRGETSSPAIVLKTRRSLRAVHFHPHGAPFLLTAEVNDLDSSDSSMTLATTPGYLHYHQPSVYLADAHRGTRLSLGDELPLAAWPTLIWPSFARDVARIPRQQTNGDVSSSRVQQRLDHSTPMQLLTYSISSGQYELRLSPIEPYSSSPVPEETQTNSFMDNEAPQFSMDTVETAEVQTVERNNSMLPSGDQLYWEVPFLHGWLAGQSQTGSHAMGSLNVLAHENLRAYGESENHISSPVIPINIGLSRGNERSDLHYRSSRPQTISATGSHETTAFDRVARSEIDALAVASRIQSELATSLSAAAAAELPCTVKLRIWPYDVKDPFAPFNAEQCRLTIPHAVLCSEMGAHFSPCGRFLAACVACLLPHPETDPGLQGQVLRDNAEAATSPTRHPISAHQVIYELRIYSLEEATFGLVLASRAIRAAHCLTSIQFSPTSEHLLLAYGRRHSSLLKSVVIDRETSVPIYTILEVYRVSDMELVRVLPSAEDEVNVACFHPSVGGGLVYGTKEGKLRILQYDTSHATKFTSSYLDEHMLEVPTYALEC, translated from the exons ATGAGGGGATCATATTGGGTGGACGAATCTAATGCCCCATCAACCTCCAGCTCGCATCGTCGCATTCATCATCAGCCTCCATCTTGCGCCCGTCACAG AGGCGATAATGTGTTTCGACTGCTGGCACGAAGAGAGATTTGCCCTCGAGCAAAGCATGCATCGAAAAAGTTGTGGAGCGAATGCTCCGATCAGCAACTGGATTCCTTTGAGCTTAGGTCTGAATCAGCCCTAGATGCCAGGCGCGCTCTCATTTCATG GGTGGAGACAGAATCGTTGCTGCATTTATCAGCCAAATATTGTCCGTTGTCACCTCTTCCAAGATCAACCATAGCTGCAGGCTTCAGCTCTGACGGGAAGACCCTTGCTTCGACGCA TGGGGATCATACTGTAAAGATTATTGATTGCCGAACAGGGAAATGCTTAAAGGTCTTGAGGGGTCATCGGCGGACACCTTGGGTT GTTAGATTTCATCCTTTGTGTTCAGAAATACTGGCAAGTGGAAGTTTAGATCATGAAGTTCGTTTGTGGAATGCAAATACTGCAGACTGTATAGGATCTCGTGACTTCT ACCGTCCTATTGCTTCTATTGCGTTTCATGCTCATGGGGAGCTTCTTGCTGTAGCTTCTGGACACAAG CTATACATATGGCAATATAACAATAGAGGGGAGACATCCTCACCAGCTATTGTGCTAAAGACACGTCGTTCACTTCGTGCTGTGCATTTTCACCCTCATGGAGCTCCATTTCTTTTAACAGCAGAG GTAAATGACCTTGATTCATCTGATTCGTCAATGACACTTGCAACTACTCCAGGGTACCTGCACTATCATCAGCCTTCGGTATATTTGGCAGATGCTCATCGTGGTACCCGCCTTAGTTTAGGGGATGAACTGCCTTTAGCAGCCTGGCCTACCCTAATATGGCCTTCTTTTGCTAGAGATGTTGCTAGAATACCCCGCCAGCAAACTAATGGAGATGTTAGTTCAAGTCGTGTGCAACAAAGACTTGATCATTCCACTCCTATGCAGCTTCTTACATATTCAATTTCATCAGGGCAGTATGAACTTCGGCTGTCTCCCATTGAACCTTATAGCTCATCTCCTGTGCCAGAAGAAACTCAGACTAATTCTTTCATGGATAATGAAGCTCCCCAATTTTCAATGGATACCGTTGAGACTGCAGAAGTGCAGACTGTTGAGAGAAACAATTCCATGTTACCCTCTGGTGATCAACTATACTGGGAAGTTCCTTTCTTGCATGGGTGGTTAGCTGGCCAGAGCCAAACAGGAAGCCATGCAATGGGTTCCCTTAATGTTTTGGCCCATGAAAATCTAAGAGCATATGGTGAATCAGAAAATCACATTTCTTCCCCAGTAATCCCGATAAATATTGGCCTATCTAGGGGCAATGAGAGATCTGATCTGCATTATCGATCTTCACGACCGCAAACAATATCTGCAACTGGCTCTCATGAAACTACTGCTTTTGATAGAGTGGCACGCAGTGAAATTGATGCTCTGGCTGTTGCTAGTAGAATCCAATCTGAACTTGCTACGTCTTTGTCTGCAGCTGCTGCAGCAGAGTTACCTTGCACTGTCAAGTTAAGAATATGGCCATATGATGTAAAagatccttttgcccctttcaATGCTGAACAATGTCGCCTAACTATACCACATGCTGTACTTTGCAG TGAAATGGGCGCCCATTTTTCACCTTGTGGGAGATTTTTAGCAGCTTGTGTTGCATGCTTGCTACCTCATCCAGAAACTGATCCTGGCTTACAAGGCCAGGTGCTCCGTGATAATGCAGAGGCTGCAACTTCCCCAACACGACATCCAATTTCAGCCCATCAAGTCATTTATGAGCTTCGGATATATTCCCTTGAGGAGGCAAC ATTTGGGTTGGTGCTTGCATCCCGGGCGATAAGAGCTGCTCACTGTTTAACTTCGATTCAG TTCTCCCCCACATCAGAGCACTTACTGCTTGCCTATGGTCGTCGCCACAGTTCACTACTTAAAAGTGTGGTCATTGACAGGGAGACATCAGTACCAATTTATACTATTCTTGAG GTCTACCGAGTTTCTGATATGGAACTTGTAAGAGTTCTACCTAGTGCAGAAGATGAGGTCAATGTTGCATGCTTTCATCCCTCAGTTGGAGGTGGGCTTGTATATGGGACTAAG GAAGGGAAGCTCAGGATCCTCCAGTACGATACCTCTCATGCTACAAAGTTTACATCCTCTTATCTTGATGAGCACATGCTTGAG GTCCCAACTTATGCATTAGAATGCTAA
- the LOC110611224 gene encoding uncharacterized protein LOC110611224 isoform X1, translating to MRGSYWVDESNAPSTSSSHRRIHHQPPSCARHRGDNVFRLLARREICPRAKHASKKLWSECSDQQLDSFELRSESALDARRALISWVETESLLHLSAKYCPLSPLPRSTIAAGFSSDGKTLASTHGDHTVKIIDCRTGKCLKVLRGHRRTPWVVRFHPLCSEILASGSLDHEVRLWNANTADCIGSRDFYRPIASIAFHAHGELLAVASGHKLYIWQYNNRGETSSPAIVLKTRRSLRAVHFHPHGAPFLLTAEVNDLDSSDSSMTLATTPGYLHYHQPSVYLADAHRGTRLSLGDELPLAAWPTLIWPSFARDVARIPRQQTNGDVSSSRVQQRLDHSTPMQLLTYSISSGQYELRLSPIEPYSSSPVPEETQTNSFMDNEAPQFSMDTVETAEVQTVERNNSMLPSGDQLYWEVPFLHGWLAGQSQTGSHAMGSLNVLAHENLRAYGESENHISSPVIPINIGLSRGNERSDLHYRSSRPQTISATGSHETTAFDRVARSEIDALAVASRIQSELATSLSAAAAAELPCTVKLRIWPYDVKDPFAPFNAEQCRLTIPHAVLCSEMGAHFSPCGRFLAACVACLLPHPETDPGLQGQVLRDNAEAATSPTRHPISAHQVIYELRIYSLEEATFGLVLASRAIRAAHCLTSIQFSPTSEHLLLAYGRRHSSLLKSVVIDRETSVPIYTILEVYRVSDMELVRVLPSAEDEVNVACFHPSVGGGLVYGTKEGKLRILQYDTSHATKFTSSYLDEHMLEVEAMTDVPTYALEC from the exons ATGAGGGGATCATATTGGGTGGACGAATCTAATGCCCCATCAACCTCCAGCTCGCATCGTCGCATTCATCATCAGCCTCCATCTTGCGCCCGTCACAG AGGCGATAATGTGTTTCGACTGCTGGCACGAAGAGAGATTTGCCCTCGAGCAAAGCATGCATCGAAAAAGTTGTGGAGCGAATGCTCCGATCAGCAACTGGATTCCTTTGAGCTTAGGTCTGAATCAGCCCTAGATGCCAGGCGCGCTCTCATTTCATG GGTGGAGACAGAATCGTTGCTGCATTTATCAGCCAAATATTGTCCGTTGTCACCTCTTCCAAGATCAACCATAGCTGCAGGCTTCAGCTCTGACGGGAAGACCCTTGCTTCGACGCA TGGGGATCATACTGTAAAGATTATTGATTGCCGAACAGGGAAATGCTTAAAGGTCTTGAGGGGTCATCGGCGGACACCTTGGGTT GTTAGATTTCATCCTTTGTGTTCAGAAATACTGGCAAGTGGAAGTTTAGATCATGAAGTTCGTTTGTGGAATGCAAATACTGCAGACTGTATAGGATCTCGTGACTTCT ACCGTCCTATTGCTTCTATTGCGTTTCATGCTCATGGGGAGCTTCTTGCTGTAGCTTCTGGACACAAG CTATACATATGGCAATATAACAATAGAGGGGAGACATCCTCACCAGCTATTGTGCTAAAGACACGTCGTTCACTTCGTGCTGTGCATTTTCACCCTCATGGAGCTCCATTTCTTTTAACAGCAGAG GTAAATGACCTTGATTCATCTGATTCGTCAATGACACTTGCAACTACTCCAGGGTACCTGCACTATCATCAGCCTTCGGTATATTTGGCAGATGCTCATCGTGGTACCCGCCTTAGTTTAGGGGATGAACTGCCTTTAGCAGCCTGGCCTACCCTAATATGGCCTTCTTTTGCTAGAGATGTTGCTAGAATACCCCGCCAGCAAACTAATGGAGATGTTAGTTCAAGTCGTGTGCAACAAAGACTTGATCATTCCACTCCTATGCAGCTTCTTACATATTCAATTTCATCAGGGCAGTATGAACTTCGGCTGTCTCCCATTGAACCTTATAGCTCATCTCCTGTGCCAGAAGAAACTCAGACTAATTCTTTCATGGATAATGAAGCTCCCCAATTTTCAATGGATACCGTTGAGACTGCAGAAGTGCAGACTGTTGAGAGAAACAATTCCATGTTACCCTCTGGTGATCAACTATACTGGGAAGTTCCTTTCTTGCATGGGTGGTTAGCTGGCCAGAGCCAAACAGGAAGCCATGCAATGGGTTCCCTTAATGTTTTGGCCCATGAAAATCTAAGAGCATATGGTGAATCAGAAAATCACATTTCTTCCCCAGTAATCCCGATAAATATTGGCCTATCTAGGGGCAATGAGAGATCTGATCTGCATTATCGATCTTCACGACCGCAAACAATATCTGCAACTGGCTCTCATGAAACTACTGCTTTTGATAGAGTGGCACGCAGTGAAATTGATGCTCTGGCTGTTGCTAGTAGAATCCAATCTGAACTTGCTACGTCTTTGTCTGCAGCTGCTGCAGCAGAGTTACCTTGCACTGTCAAGTTAAGAATATGGCCATATGATGTAAAagatccttttgcccctttcaATGCTGAACAATGTCGCCTAACTATACCACATGCTGTACTTTGCAG TGAAATGGGCGCCCATTTTTCACCTTGTGGGAGATTTTTAGCAGCTTGTGTTGCATGCTTGCTACCTCATCCAGAAACTGATCCTGGCTTACAAGGCCAGGTGCTCCGTGATAATGCAGAGGCTGCAACTTCCCCAACACGACATCCAATTTCAGCCCATCAAGTCATTTATGAGCTTCGGATATATTCCCTTGAGGAGGCAAC ATTTGGGTTGGTGCTTGCATCCCGGGCGATAAGAGCTGCTCACTGTTTAACTTCGATTCAG TTCTCCCCCACATCAGAGCACTTACTGCTTGCCTATGGTCGTCGCCACAGTTCACTACTTAAAAGTGTGGTCATTGACAGGGAGACATCAGTACCAATTTATACTATTCTTGAG GTCTACCGAGTTTCTGATATGGAACTTGTAAGAGTTCTACCTAGTGCAGAAGATGAGGTCAATGTTGCATGCTTTCATCCCTCAGTTGGAGGTGGGCTTGTATATGGGACTAAG GAAGGGAAGCTCAGGATCCTCCAGTACGATACCTCTCATGCTACAAAGTTTACATCCTCTTATCTTGATGAGCACATGCTTGAGGTAGAGGCAATGACAGAT GTCCCAACTTATGCATTAGAATGCTAA
- the LOC110610602 gene encoding carboxyl-terminal-processing peptidase 2, chloroplastic: MVCFAMTVLASSATLSASLHLRLSNSGPCFLLSSSNTRVFQCKSKSLAVQALEARLWRSLRSRSRNCSQYEAFTSRQELLLLNPIRILRKCFSSRQNRQSVTNSAENFRNHASVLFVRLVVTVLFVTSVSLAACNSPSRALSEENLLFLEAWRTIDRAYVDKTFNGQSWFRYRENALRNEPMNNREETYVAIRKMLASLDDPFTRFLEPEKFKSLRSGTQGALTGVGLSIGYPTGSDGSPAGLVVISAAPGGPASRAGILSGDVILAIDDTTTESMGIYDAADRLQGPEGSSVELTVRSGPEVKHIALIRERVSLNPVKSRLCEIPGSGRDSPRIGYIKLSTFSQNASGAVREAIGTLRSNNANAFVLDLRDNSGGLFPEGIEIAKIWLDKGVIVYICDSRGVRDIYDADGSGAFATSEHLAVLVNKGTASASEILAGALKDNKRAVLYGEPTFGKGKIQSVFQLSDGSGLAVTVARYETPAHIDIDKVGVIPDHPLPKSFPKDEESFCGCLQDPASSCYINRVQLFAR; encoded by the exons ATGGTGTGCTTTGCCATGACGGTTCTTGCAAGCTCTGCAACTCTCTCCGCCTCTCTTCACCTTCGGCTCTCTAACAGTGGCCCTTGTTTTCTTCTCAGCTCCTCCAATACTCGG GTTTTTCAATGCAAGTCGAAATCTCTAGCTGTACAAGCTCTAGAAGCTCGATTATGGCGTTCTTTGAGAAGCAGGAGTAGGAATTGCAGTCAATATGAAGCGTTCACTTCTAGACAGGAGCTGTTATTGCTTAATCCGATACGGATTCTCCGGAAATGCTTCTCATCTCGACAAAACCGACAAAGCGTAACGAATTCTGCAGAAAATTTTAGAAATCATGCGTCCGTTCTTTTCGTCCGGTTGGTTGTTACGGTGCTGTTTGTCACCTCAGTTTCTCTTGCTGCCTGCAATTCACCCTCTC GGGCGCTCAGTGAAGAGAATCTTCTGTTCCTCGAGGCATGGAGAACGATCGATCGTGCTTATGTTGATAAAACTTTTAATGGACAGAGTTGGTTTAGGTATAGAGAAAATGCTCTGCGGAATGAACCGATGAACAACAGAGAAGAGACAT ACGTGGCTATTAGAAAGATGCTTGcatcattggatgatcctttcaCTCGGTTTCTAGAGCCTGAAAAGTTTAAGAGTTTGCGG TCTGGAACACAAGGTGCTCTTACTGGTGTAGGTCTTTCAATAGGCTATCCTACAGGGTCCGATGGATCACCTGCTGGACTTGTTGTTATTTCAGCAGCTCCAGGAGGTCCTGCAAGCAGGGCTGGAATTTTATCTGGGGATGTCATTTTGGCAATAGATGATACAACTACAGAAAGTATGGGCATATATGATGCAGCAGACAGGTTGCA GGGACCTGAAGGAAGTTCAGTGGAATTGACTGTTCGCAGTGGACCTGAAGTAAAACATATTGCTTTAAT TCGAGAGAGGGTGTCTCTGAATCCAGTGAAGTCTAGACTGTGTGAAATTCCTGGCTCAGGAAGGGATTCTCCTAGGATTGGGTACATTAAACTATCAACATTCAGCCAAAATGCTTCAG GTGCTGTTAGGGAAGCTATTGGCACTTTACGGAGTAATAATGCTAATGCCTTTGTGTTAGACCTTCGAGACAATAG TGGTGGCCTGTTTCCAGAAGGAATTGAGATTGCCAAGATTTG GTTAGACAAAGGCGTGATTGTCTATATTTGTGATAGCCGTGGTGTTCGAGACATATATGATGCAGATGGAAGTGGTGCTTTTGCAACTTCAGAACACTTAGCTGTGCTG GTGAACAAGGGAACTGCAAGTGCAAGTGAAATTTTAGCTGGTGCATTGAAAGACAATAAACGTGCTGTGTTGTATGGAGAACCCACATTTGGGAAAGG CAAGATTCAATCGGTATTTCAGCTTTCTGACGGCTCTGGTTTAGCTGTTACTGTTGCTCGTTATGAAACCCCTGCTCACATTGATATTGACAAG GTTGGTGTTATTCCAGACCATCCGCTACCCAAATCATTCCCGAAGGATGAGGAGAGTTTTTGCGGCTGTCTCCAGGACCCTGCATCTTCTTGCTACATTAACAGAGTCCAGCTCTTTGCTCGGTGA
- the LOC110612210 gene encoding uncharacterized protein LOC110612210, translating into MESGGAGGGGGGSLVLLTKPGFIKFHQKPLFPFKSSRYISRRSYIAIVTPTTTSASYRPRDSNAETVGSKKFKFKFRDKNNKYRGIDEMEEQNEDLEGYRRKGKKRMWWSEGSPDMVEEEDAGILEEFVDSLWIFKVFKSYGWALPPIILSLLLANGPKAFLMTLALPLGQSILTFLFGKLWGRTQSKPKSKARKKREPFGSFSSNVEMDDEEQEERQKTMKGDEFQSWVVNGSVNKDSQGTPNFGGWDELDGMESMQQPPKRARQTPKTSSATGKLGRRRRERDAPLLLRLLIALFPFLGSWTKML; encoded by the exons ATGGAGAGCGGTGGTGCtggcggcggcggcggcggtAGTCTCGTCTTGTTAACGAAACCTGGCTTCATCAAATTTCATCAAAAACCTCTTTTCCCCTTCAAAAGCTCCCGTTATATTTCTCGCAGATCATACATTGCTATTGTCacacccaccaccacctccgcCAGCTATAGGCCCCGGGACTCCAATGCCGAAACCGTTGGGTCtaagaaattcaaattcaagttTCGAGACAAGAACAATAAATATAGAGGAATCGATGAAATGGAAGAACAAAATGAAGATTTAGAAGGCTATAGAAGGAAAGGCAAGAAGCGGATGTGGTGGTCAGAAGGTTCACCGGATATGGTGGAAGAAGAAGATGCTGGAATTTTAGAGGAATTTGTTGATAGTCTTTGGATTTTTAAG GTATTCAAATCCTATGGTTGGGCACTTCCCCCCATCATCTTGTCTTTGCTGCTCGCTAATGGCCCCAAGGCTTTCCTTATGACATTAGCCCTTCCTCTTGGGCAGTCGATCCTAACTTTTTTGTTTGGAAAGTTGTGGGGAAGGACACAAAGTAAGCCAAAATCCAAGGCCAGAAAAAAGAGGGAACCATTTGGCAGCTTTTCCAGCAATGTTGAAATGGATGATGAAGAGCAAGAAGAAAGGCAGAAGACTATGAAAGGAGATGAATTTCAATCTTGGGTGGTTAACGGTTCAGTTAATAAGGACAGCCAAGGCACACCCAATTTTGGTGGATGGGATGAGCTGGATGGAATGGAATCAATGCAGCAGCCACCTAAAAGGGCACGTCAGACTCCAAAAACTTCTTCAGCAACTGGCAAACTAGGTAGGAGGAGGAGAGAAAGGGATGCACCCTTACTCTTGAGATTGTTAATTGCACTGTTCCCATTTTTAGGTTCCTGGACAAAGATGCTTTAG
- the LOC122723372 gene encoding small acidic protein 1, with product MRPMQMDFFADMEEQGSTVAMDVDDVDPLEIFGEGVINVDNKLADADFFNNFEDDFDDSDIN from the coding sequence ATGAGACCGATGCAGATGGACTTCTTCGCCGACATGGAGGAGCAGGGATCGACGGTGGCGATGGACGTAGACGACGTAGACCCACTCGAGATATTCGGCGAGGGCGTCATCAACGTCGACAACAAGCTTGCCGACGCTGATTTCTTCAACAATTTCGAGGACGATTTCGATGACTCGGACATCAATTGA